In the Topomyia yanbarensis strain Yona2022 chromosome 3, ASM3024719v1, whole genome shotgun sequence genome, one interval contains:
- the LOC131690233 gene encoding zinc finger protein 354B-like isoform X1 — protein sequence MMLGGTTLILDDTHSIEENIHYCYVCNTAISNSTNSLCQLFPILSEEDETVSPATILANILQFDITPELSHSPAICVECNSLCNEYQNLLDRLDSIKLQLTVSYNSTVTKLAACLTARELVEAEAEALDDSSVSQDLRLHTTDSDLIGIPLEDLTAVVSVTSKADLEPDMKIAPDSIIQEMPKLHLIPQTIATETCSPSKNSRSIIKVLQQPTTTSSTITSGTENQEVNICEVPSAAISMEQFFDGADGNMVEIITDGNSTDYIYDNVIETIANSDDDDPGGTSTAMLALDATPELTEQTFASGEDSDSAQILIAAANDSLKTMRKRLESLFFKTKNNFYCALCRASDGPVTAHNVKTITLHLKTEHNEKIHICEHCDAVFRRRTEYNEHLDQHVASELTDYRCDVCSTKFSNIRALRLHRKNHQGTPKVWACEVCHKKYSSKNLLDEHMNMHSGKRPFKCEHCPKDFASKYTLAAHMKIHQDRERVFNCKECGKGFYSQSNLLQHEKIHAGIRDYVCPDCDKSFMSQHNLDIHRIVHLNYKPFICRTCGKGFARKAEIKDHERTHTGERPFVCDICDASFSQRSNLQSHKRATHFNDLRYKCDMCGRCFKRRRLLDYHIKACHTGERPYKCDVCAATFVYPEHFKKHQKIHTGSKPFACEVCNKTFNSRDNRNAHRFVHSDKKPYECVTCGAGYMRKPQLYTHMQQRSHLNDTIVVNQPRITSEDLLEFDTTTDSIGDPVELDGKDSIIFEEMDEGGDIDEYYIEEEEIEGVDEQGVLMASNGQAQMHLQNAVELTDSTALLASSGGFIDDSDIISEDDGMQLVKLNITSSSGKNSITWVNLVSE from the exons ATG ATGCTCGGCGGAACAACGCTCATTTTGGACGACACGCATTCAATCGAGGAAAACATCCACTACTGTTACGTGTGCAATACCGCTATATCTAACTCGACGAACAGCCTGTGCCAACTATTTCCGATCCTAAGCGAAGAAGATGAAACGGTTAGCCCGGCCACAATTCTTGCCAACATCCTGCAGTTCGATATCACACCGGAACTATCTCACTCTCCGGCAATTTGTGTGGAGTGCAATTCACTTTGCAATGAGTACCAGAATTTGTTGGACCGGTTGGATTCGATTAAGCTGCAGCTGACGGTCAGTTACAACAGCACCGTGACTAAATTGGCCGCATGTCTGACGGCGAGGGAGTTGGTTGAGGCTGAAGCGGAAGCTTTAGATGATTCAAGTGTATCTCAGGACCTGAGGTTGCATACCACGGATTCGGACCTG ATTGGTATCCCACTTGAAGATTTAACTGCAGTGGTTTCGGTTACCTCGAAAGCAGACCTAGAACCGGACATGAAAATAGCGCCCGATTCGATTATTCAAGAAATGCCCAAACTGCATTTGATTCCTCAGACAATTGCAACCGAAACGTGCTCCCCCTCCAAAAACTCCCGTTCCATTATAAAAGTACTCCAGCAACCCACCACCACTAGCAGTACTATAACGTCCGGTACAGAGAACCAGGAGGTAAACATCTGCGAAGTTCCGTCAGCCGCAATTTCGATGGAACAATTTTTCGACGGTGCTGACGGGAATATGGTTGAAATAATAACCGATGGGAATTCTACTGATTACATTTACGATAATGTAATCGAAACCATTGCCAACTCGGATGACGACGATCCGGGTGGAACAAGTACAGCAATGTTGGCGCTCGATGCTACACCGGAGCTAACGGAGCAAACGTTTGCATCGGGTGAAGACTCGGACAGCGCCCAGATACTGATAGCAGCGGCAAACGACAGTTTAAAAACGATGAGGAAGAGATTGGAATCG CTctttttcaaaaccaaaaacaacTTCTACTGCGCCCTGTGCCGAGCTAGTGACGGTCCGGTTACGGCGCACAACGTAAAGACCATTACCCTCCATCTGAAAACGGAACACAACGAGAAGATTCATATCTGTGAGCACTGTGATGCCGTCTTCCGAAGGCGAACCGAGTACAACGAACACCTCGATCAGCATGTCGCCTCCGAGCTGACCGATTACCGATGCGACGTGTGTTCGACCAAATTCAGCAACATTCGAGCACTGCGGTTGCATCGTAAGAATCATCAGGGTACGCCTAAAGTGTGGGCCTGCGAGGTGTGTCATAAAAAGTACAGTTCGAAGAACCTGTTAGACGAACACATGAACATGCACTCCGGGAAACGACCGTTCAAATGTGAGCACTGTCCCAAG GACTTTGCATCCAAGTACACCCTAGCAGCTCACATGAAAATCCATCAGGATCGGGAAAGGGTCTTCAATTGTAAAGAATGTGGCAAAGGATTCTACAGCCAGAGCAACCTTTTACAGCATGAAAAAATTCATGCCGGAATTCGAGACTACGTCTGTCCGGATTGTGACAAATCGTTCATGTCACAGCATAATCTAGATATTCATAGAATTGTACATTTGAACTATAAGCCGTTTATATGTCGAACTTGTGGCAAAGGTTTTGCCAGAAAAGCCGAAATTAAGGATCATGAGAGAACTCACACGG GCGAACGACCATTTGTTTGCGATATCTGCGATGCAAGTTTCTCTCAGCGATCGAATCTGCAGTCGCATAAGCGGGCCACTCATTTCAACGATCTTCGGTACAAATGTGACATGTGTGGACGCTGCTTCAAACGCCGAAGACTGTTGGATTATCACATTAAAGCTTGTCACACCGGAGAACGACCGTATAAATGTGATGTTTGTGCAGCAACCTTTGTTTATCCGGAACACTTTAAGAAGCACCAAAAAATTCACACCGGATCGAAACCATTCGCTTGTGAG GTTTGCAACAAGACATTCAACAGCAGGGACAACCGCAATGCACACCGGTTTGTGCATAGCGATAAAAAGCCATACGAATGTGTTACCTGCGGGGCTGGCTATATGCGAAAACCACAGCTCTATACGCATATGCAGCAGCGCAGCCATTTGAACGATACCATCGTGGTCAATCAGCCGAGGATCACCAGCGAAGATTTATTGGAGTTTGATACCACCACCGATTCGATTGGAGATCCAGTCGAGTTAGATGGAAAGGACAGTATCATATTCGAGGAGATGGACGAAGGAGGAGATATAGATGAG TACTATATCGAGGAGGAGGAAATAGAAGGGGTAGACGAACAGGGAGTCTTGATGGCAAGCAATGGTCAGGCACAGATGCATTTGCAAAATGCCGTGGAGCTTACCGATTCAACGGCACTGCTCGCGTCTAGCGGAGGCTTTATCGATGATTCCGATATAATCAGTGAAGACGATGGAATGCAGCTAGTTAAGCTCAATATCACAAGCTCTAGTGGGAAAAATAGCATTACCTGGGTAAACTTGGTATCTGAATAA
- the LOC131690234 gene encoding transmembrane protein 60, with the protein MGFVQRALFTWFILLVFLILLCLRLENRINWNWFIVFIPLWLYDTILITWVVIEIIQRQHANRLISFRHYNYYVAGILLKILSQISICLKMEYNSMPLYGMMFPIWCLLVMLLVYMATNLQPKPRSAGSNKSNRQTATASS; encoded by the coding sequence ATGGGATTCGTCCAACGAGCCCTATTTACTTGGTTCATCCTGCTAGTGTTTCTTATACTACTATGTCTGCGATTGGAAAACCGCATCAACTGGAACTGGTTTATCGTCTTTATTCCGCTTTGGCTTTACGATACGATTCTAATCACCTGGGTGGTAATCGAAATCATCCAGCGACAGCACGCCAATCGATTGATTTCCTTCCGACACTACAATTATTACGTAGCTGGAATATTGCTGAAAATTTTATCGCAAATTTCGATCTGCCTCAAGATGGAGTACAATTCAATGCCGCTGTATGGAATGATGTTTCCCATCTGGTGCCTGCTGGTGATGCTGCTAGTTTACATGGCTACCAATCTGCAACCCAAGCCACGGTCGGCTGGGTCGAACAAGAGCAATCGACAGACGGCAACCGCTTCGTCCTAG
- the LOC131690233 gene encoding zinc finger protein 354B-like isoform X2 gives MLGGTTLILDDTHSIEENIHYCYVCNTAISNSTNSLCQLFPILSEEDETVSPATILANILQFDITPELSHSPAICVECNSLCNEYQNLLDRLDSIKLQLTVSYNSTVTKLAACLTARELVEAEAEALDDSSVSQDLRLHTTDSDLIGIPLEDLTAVVSVTSKADLEPDMKIAPDSIIQEMPKLHLIPQTIATETCSPSKNSRSIIKVLQQPTTTSSTITSGTENQEVNICEVPSAAISMEQFFDGADGNMVEIITDGNSTDYIYDNVIETIANSDDDDPGGTSTAMLALDATPELTEQTFASGEDSDSAQILIAAANDSLKTMRKRLESLFFKTKNNFYCALCRASDGPVTAHNVKTITLHLKTEHNEKIHICEHCDAVFRRRTEYNEHLDQHVASELTDYRCDVCSTKFSNIRALRLHRKNHQGTPKVWACEVCHKKYSSKNLLDEHMNMHSGKRPFKCEHCPKDFASKYTLAAHMKIHQDRERVFNCKECGKGFYSQSNLLQHEKIHAGIRDYVCPDCDKSFMSQHNLDIHRIVHLNYKPFICRTCGKGFARKAEIKDHERTHTGERPFVCDICDASFSQRSNLQSHKRATHFNDLRYKCDMCGRCFKRRRLLDYHIKACHTGERPYKCDVCAATFVYPEHFKKHQKIHTGSKPFACEVCNKTFNSRDNRNAHRFVHSDKKPYECVTCGAGYMRKPQLYTHMQQRSHLNDTIVVNQPRITSEDLLEFDTTTDSIGDPVELDGKDSIIFEEMDEGGDIDEYYIEEEEIEGVDEQGVLMASNGQAQMHLQNAVELTDSTALLASSGGFIDDSDIISEDDGMQLVKLNITSSSGKNSITWVNLVSE, from the exons ATGCTCGGCGGAACAACGCTCATTTTGGACGACACGCATTCAATCGAGGAAAACATCCACTACTGTTACGTGTGCAATACCGCTATATCTAACTCGACGAACAGCCTGTGCCAACTATTTCCGATCCTAAGCGAAGAAGATGAAACGGTTAGCCCGGCCACAATTCTTGCCAACATCCTGCAGTTCGATATCACACCGGAACTATCTCACTCTCCGGCAATTTGTGTGGAGTGCAATTCACTTTGCAATGAGTACCAGAATTTGTTGGACCGGTTGGATTCGATTAAGCTGCAGCTGACGGTCAGTTACAACAGCACCGTGACTAAATTGGCCGCATGTCTGACGGCGAGGGAGTTGGTTGAGGCTGAAGCGGAAGCTTTAGATGATTCAAGTGTATCTCAGGACCTGAGGTTGCATACCACGGATTCGGACCTG ATTGGTATCCCACTTGAAGATTTAACTGCAGTGGTTTCGGTTACCTCGAAAGCAGACCTAGAACCGGACATGAAAATAGCGCCCGATTCGATTATTCAAGAAATGCCCAAACTGCATTTGATTCCTCAGACAATTGCAACCGAAACGTGCTCCCCCTCCAAAAACTCCCGTTCCATTATAAAAGTACTCCAGCAACCCACCACCACTAGCAGTACTATAACGTCCGGTACAGAGAACCAGGAGGTAAACATCTGCGAAGTTCCGTCAGCCGCAATTTCGATGGAACAATTTTTCGACGGTGCTGACGGGAATATGGTTGAAATAATAACCGATGGGAATTCTACTGATTACATTTACGATAATGTAATCGAAACCATTGCCAACTCGGATGACGACGATCCGGGTGGAACAAGTACAGCAATGTTGGCGCTCGATGCTACACCGGAGCTAACGGAGCAAACGTTTGCATCGGGTGAAGACTCGGACAGCGCCCAGATACTGATAGCAGCGGCAAACGACAGTTTAAAAACGATGAGGAAGAGATTGGAATCG CTctttttcaaaaccaaaaacaacTTCTACTGCGCCCTGTGCCGAGCTAGTGACGGTCCGGTTACGGCGCACAACGTAAAGACCATTACCCTCCATCTGAAAACGGAACACAACGAGAAGATTCATATCTGTGAGCACTGTGATGCCGTCTTCCGAAGGCGAACCGAGTACAACGAACACCTCGATCAGCATGTCGCCTCCGAGCTGACCGATTACCGATGCGACGTGTGTTCGACCAAATTCAGCAACATTCGAGCACTGCGGTTGCATCGTAAGAATCATCAGGGTACGCCTAAAGTGTGGGCCTGCGAGGTGTGTCATAAAAAGTACAGTTCGAAGAACCTGTTAGACGAACACATGAACATGCACTCCGGGAAACGACCGTTCAAATGTGAGCACTGTCCCAAG GACTTTGCATCCAAGTACACCCTAGCAGCTCACATGAAAATCCATCAGGATCGGGAAAGGGTCTTCAATTGTAAAGAATGTGGCAAAGGATTCTACAGCCAGAGCAACCTTTTACAGCATGAAAAAATTCATGCCGGAATTCGAGACTACGTCTGTCCGGATTGTGACAAATCGTTCATGTCACAGCATAATCTAGATATTCATAGAATTGTACATTTGAACTATAAGCCGTTTATATGTCGAACTTGTGGCAAAGGTTTTGCCAGAAAAGCCGAAATTAAGGATCATGAGAGAACTCACACGG GCGAACGACCATTTGTTTGCGATATCTGCGATGCAAGTTTCTCTCAGCGATCGAATCTGCAGTCGCATAAGCGGGCCACTCATTTCAACGATCTTCGGTACAAATGTGACATGTGTGGACGCTGCTTCAAACGCCGAAGACTGTTGGATTATCACATTAAAGCTTGTCACACCGGAGAACGACCGTATAAATGTGATGTTTGTGCAGCAACCTTTGTTTATCCGGAACACTTTAAGAAGCACCAAAAAATTCACACCGGATCGAAACCATTCGCTTGTGAG GTTTGCAACAAGACATTCAACAGCAGGGACAACCGCAATGCACACCGGTTTGTGCATAGCGATAAAAAGCCATACGAATGTGTTACCTGCGGGGCTGGCTATATGCGAAAACCACAGCTCTATACGCATATGCAGCAGCGCAGCCATTTGAACGATACCATCGTGGTCAATCAGCCGAGGATCACCAGCGAAGATTTATTGGAGTTTGATACCACCACCGATTCGATTGGAGATCCAGTCGAGTTAGATGGAAAGGACAGTATCATATTCGAGGAGATGGACGAAGGAGGAGATATAGATGAG TACTATATCGAGGAGGAGGAAATAGAAGGGGTAGACGAACAGGGAGTCTTGATGGCAAGCAATGGTCAGGCACAGATGCATTTGCAAAATGCCGTGGAGCTTACCGATTCAACGGCACTGCTCGCGTCTAGCGGAGGCTTTATCGATGATTCCGATATAATCAGTGAAGACGATGGAATGCAGCTAGTTAAGCTCAATATCACAAGCTCTAGTGGGAAAAATAGCATTACCTGGGTAAACTTGGTATCTGAATAA